tacgtctgaacatatgcattaagaacaacggaggtcactttgatCATCAactttagtcttttggtataagtttaatgtcatttagataatatgttactttcatataggaatcaaacttttcataaaaaaacgaatattttatttgcaatcagctacaacctatgagctattagttctctcctcataaaacagcaaatttttgtggtgtaatgtactacattagaatacattttattcaactattatttaaatttagtttacacagcttacataattctttttagaattaaattctctacaattgttatttcaaaaaatcatatgtttactggtcattaaagaaagttattgtgcatcaaacgtagaagtctgtgtttttctacgtagatttcttgcatattttaacttttttctcaaaaactactcacactacagcttccagactagttttattcaatttttcagatatttttccatatgaatccaccatacgttttttaaaaactagtccccaaacaattcagcatcggtgtatttcaccagaggaaatgaattccgggcgaaatctttcatcctGTAGACTAtaatagctcgctaatgaagcgtttatggatatatgtttttaagaacttttcttcttatttttacctctactatcacgtattgaattattttaccataattatgaatcactctgtataatgtgAAATGTGGAACACCATTCTCTTAACGTAGGTAATTATTGCATTCCCTTAACGTAGGTACTCTTTAAAGTAGGTAATTATTTGAGACCTAAGTATTAATTCAACAGATTTTGAATACATTCATCAACTCATTTGTTTATATCTCTTATGATGGAAGTTCAAAGTTACTCTCACTATAAAGgatgaaaacattaaaaaaaaaattaataagtagACAATAGCTATTAAGCATATATTTATTTGtgtagataatatttatttgaaatctttattcatatatattcaaataaattccgcaatatttatataaatctgtATACATTTGTAAATGTTGATTTTAAGTACGATATTTTACACACGATATTTCTGTATTCACTCAATGCCAATCAGCTTCCCAGTGGGAATATCATTATCATCCAGATTCTGTAGGTCAAGATTGGGCGGCTTCAAATCAACTGGAGACGGCGAGTTGAGACTGAAATCAGCGAAATCTGTCGTCAAACTTGCTGCGTCAGCAGCATTCAGGTCAGGTATAAGCAGACCTTGGCCGAGGTCGATGTTAGTGAAGTGGCTATTAGCCGGGTCTGTGCTAATCAGGTTGTCATCAGTGGCTACCAGTTGCTCAGTTCCGTTGAGTTCCTTGCTATTAAGCAGGTCGACAATGTCCAAGGCCACCGAAGACTCTACTGTATCCTCTCTCACTTCCTCTGCCGGCTGTAGTAGTTCGTCATCTTCATCTTCGTACTGGAAAaaagattttctatttttttattcacattgAGATAAAAACGAACAAATAAATGGAATAGATGGATGATACCTTGAGCATCGAAACTTGAgttttgtgtcaataataaaaCTATTCAAGTAGAAGAAACGACCAAATgtcatgtttttattttatctagGAACAACTCTACAACATCTCTGATAACAATTTAATTCACATTTTTAAAGGTTTATCTGAAAAAATGagtgaaaacaaaaaaatgctCCATCACAGTTGCTCCATTAATGgacaaaaattgtaaaataaaaatagcaaaataataagataatactGAAAATAACTGAATATAATAAGCCTAATGGAAAAACTGTCGTGTATCACCACGACTCTGACAAAATACTATTGGAGATTGATAAAATTCTTCCCCAGCATACCTTATCAGAGGCCTTGTGAAtacttcaatgttgttttccatcacgaactgcttattattaaatcacttttaaatctttaaatcaCGCCTTGTGAATTGTTCTGGCCCCTGTCTCCTCATGCGCTGGGAGTTAGCAGTAGGGAGTGATAGTTCTCAGTTGCACATATCAGATATCATACCTCTCTTTCAGACAGCAAAACTGCCGCATTTCTTACCCTCAACTCCAAAATTTCAaggttttttttcaatcaaatgtaGAGCCCTAGCGCAAAGGGACAATAGTGGTGTCAACTAGTAGCCACCATCACACAGAGACACAAGCAGCGTCCGAACCCTTTTTACAGGGACAGTAGACTGAATTTTAGTAGCCGCCAGAGGTATATTAGAGGACGCCACACAACTATTTTCCCTTTGTATAAAAGGTACAAGGAAAGGCGCAAGGGGCCAGAACTATTCTTGAGGCTTCTAGAGTCTGGTTTTATCTGATCTGGTATTTGTAATTCGTTCACACATTCTTCTATTTacttaagctgtgtttacactgAAGTTAATAAAACGAGTTAATAACAAAAAGctatcaacttgactgaatcgtcaaacatttctcttaacaaaagttaataacccatgttttcaacagaaattcCTTGATgttaaagaaaatgttattaacattaTGTTAATGACTCTTGTTATCAAcatcagttaataacaaaaatgtttaaaacttttgttatcaactccggtgtaaggcccgccgcaaaatagacccacgctaatccacgaaaagcaaccaacgctgtgggatgttttgtaaaccattgctaggcttctccacacatattATATGTAATGATAATagtccacttgtcagctgattgattatgaataattctatagcactggtttacaaaacatcccacggcgtgggttgcttttagtggattagcgtgggtctactttgcggcgggcctaaaccCAGCTTTATTCATCTACCTGAGCAACAGTCTGAGTAGTGTTGTACTGGAACGCGGTCTGCGTGAGGTCCATTTCAATTGGAAACAGAGAGTTGCTTTTGATCAACTCGTGGGCATCCTGGTGGAAGGCCACAAGCCCCGCCACAAGTTTCTGCAACTGCCACACAACATGTTGCACGTGCTTGTTGTCTAGCAGTTCCAGTTTGACGAGCACGTCCGAgcgcaggcgagcgaagcgggCGCGCGCCTCTTGCCGGCATCGCAGCAGAAGTCTGGcggcaaaaattgaaaatgttgaattaGTTTCGAGCAAAATACCGGTATtgttttctatagtgaggtccacgttataatggtagtatttgattgaatttttttttatccttgtctatcattcgacaaagcagatagtgatATCCCATTCTAGCTCTAGCTCTCATTCTAGcatctagctccgcaacgttgccagatcttcttttaacaatgttgttctgaacaaagctcaggctagagctaccagaggactgtaatttactattcaaataatcaaatacaaacaaggggcaaaatttaatcttcaatttgagccaggttatttgtacagttaaactctgcattaatgaacaataaaaaagagcaaaaacttaccagatttaatccaatcttgactacttgcccttttaagcctttattaggtgttttgatcaggttcagggtgggatgaaatctgggaataagacaggttcaggcttccgggctgtcttttcgttgattctgtgttcaacttgcaggtcatacactgtgtttcgaacaaagctcaaactggattctttataaattcaaatccgattcaaattaattcaattcaatactatttacgctgttatattcataattcacacacactacactcaaaacaattatttacaagaaatttccgatcgaaattacatgacaaaatacaaattcggtcttgcaacaagacaaCGGGCTGACAAGACAAGAACGACTGGGGCTTTTACATCAACAAGCCAAAACAGCAGGACGatctgcgctggcgcaaacaagcctgctattggcagaactgcagtctgggattttggcgctacagttcgaattctctggccagaccaaatgtagaaaataatataatcaacaaAAATCTcgataatgaaaatttattataaaattatctaaaaatatttttttcttgatgaatgaaattttttattattttaaacaaaaatgaacagctaatattaCACCAGATTTACTGGTATCAGCCatcctctacagaaggcagtggcaaagcaTAGAATCGACAACGCCgttcatctttctccactgccatcataacgtggacctaactatagtaaGAGATTGTTGGTGTAGATACAATACGAGAATGGAGCTAGAACTCGAAGAGATAGTATTGATAGATAGAAGTGTTAGTCTATTTAAGATACAAAATGAACTAGTAGAAATCGGCTATTTATGAAAATACTAAAATTCATCCAATACtagaattatacataaaaatactAGAACTATACATAAAAATACTAGGATTCTATAAAATTCATTccgaaaaataattatttcaactgaaaGAAATAGTGGAAAATTTCTGAAACAGACGTACATATTCTGCACTTTGCAAATTAAACTTGCatggtttctaaattttattcactaCAAATATATTAGCCTATTTGCTCAATATTGTTCATAATGGAATTAATAGAAACACAATATTTGTCTATTCTactgaaatttattttgtatcaatGAAACCATTCCAGTAGAATATATTAATACTTTTGTATTCCATCATGGAACAATTATACGACATCTCAGACAATTGGGTTTGATTTTTTTGagtttttcattcattgatacaaaGGCCTAGATATGGAATATTCAAGTGTCATCTACAAACGATGGCTATGTAGTTGTGACTGCATTCCTCCTCTTCTTGTGTTTTATGTGATGCCGGTTTTATTAGTTTGAATAGCCTACTTCATGGAGTAGATGTTATAGAAGATATCTTGATATGATCAATTAAagtaacattttatttattaagtttTTAGTGACTTACTAACTATTTTTGCTGAGGAAGATGCCcaccacatgagctctaggcttgtgcgtgggtaatgagactaTAATTAAAtagtcaaataaaatatatagaacAACTTTAACCGTAATCAACCTTTTCCAGGCCActcatattatcattaatttggACATATTGAAACTGTCCTGTAGATAACTCTTGAACCACTGTAAGGAGGTCTGTTTGAGTCCAATCATTTCCAGTTTTATCATGAGTTTCTCCCTATCAACagaatcaaaggcttttgccaaTCAAGGTaagtaattatcaatttattttttattttaatattttcagtaaTATGTTTAGATAGGTCAAAAAACGCGTCTGaacaattttttgatttttggaaaccatattgtgatgttgataaaatattattctcggTCAAATATTGCATTAATTGGTTTTTCACACATCTTTCtagtatttttgaaattattgccAGAAGAGAGATTGGACGGTAATTACTGTAATTGGTTTTGGGGCCAGATTTGTAGATAGGGATAACTTTGGAGATTTTGAGTACATCTGGAAATTTGCCTGTTTGTAaactcaaattaattaaatagtGAATAGGGTGTATGAGTGAGAGCACGTTTTCTTTAATAACTCTTGCAGGAATCCGGTCATGGCCTGGTGCGCTGTTTCCTCTCATGCTGCCAACCACCTGCTTGAGTTCTTCTTGTGTGACACATTGAAACTCAAACCGAGACTCGACAGCATGATAAGAATCGTTTACTGCTGGCTCACCCCTGGGAGTAATACTATCAGCCAAACACCTCCCCACAGAGGAGAAGAATTTGTTGAAGCCATTACTAACATCTGAAACACTATGTTGTCCTGTGGCTTGCCCATCCTGTATAAGCACATTTATAGGGAAAGAATTTTTCTGAGTAGGTCTTCCAGATATTTCATTTACAGTTGACCAGAATTTTTTGGGATTGTGGGAGGCTTCatctattttgtttttataataattgtattttgcaaGTTTAATCAAAGAGTGGAGTCTATTCCTGTATTGGAGAAATTCGTTTTTCAAGCTGATACAGAGCTTGGAATGGAATTAATAGAAACACAATATTTGTCTATTCTactgaaatttattttgtatcaatGAAACCATTCCAGTAGAATATATTAATACTTTTGTATTCCATCATGGAACAATTATACGACATCTCAGACAATTGGGTTTGATTTTTATGagtttttcattcattgatacaaaGGCCTAGATATGGAATATTCAGTGTCATCTACAACGATGGCTATGTAGTTGTGACTGCATTCCTCCTCTCTTGTTTTTTATGTGATGCCGGTTTTATTAGTTTGAATAGCCTACTTCATGGAGTAGATGTTATAGAAGATATCTTGATATGATCAATTAAagtaacattttatttattaagtttTTAGTGACTTACTAACTATTTTTGCTGAGGAAGATGCCcaccacatgagctctaggcttgtgcgtgggtaatgagactaTAATTAAATggtcaaataaaatatatagaacAACTTTAACGGTAATCAAACAGAGAATTATTACTAATACTTGCCTGTATTCGTAGTTTCCAGTTTCGACTCTGTAGAGAGGCTCCTGTAAAGCAGCATATCCATactcctcatcatccttctccttcacttTCAGACAATAGGATAAGTACTCGAACTTGGTGTCAGCGTATTTTTTGATTGTCAGCTTCGTGTCAGGAATGGCTTTATTCAAATATGTTCCAAGATCGGCCAGGATCTGTCAAACATATCAAAATCAGGATAAATTTGTAATTACCTGTGTTTGTAAACACACCGATAGATTGAAAACTAATATCCGAGATCGGCCAGGATCTGTCAAACATAACAAAATTAGgataaatcttagtacccttttaaaattgttcaatcacgacatGACTTGATGGCATATGATGACATTATATATCTaaaacatgtcgtgattgaacaattttaaaagggtacttagatcactttttgcttttagaaaaaaacgactatagtgaggtgcacgttataatgacagtatttgatctactttggttttgctatcattgtctatcattcgacaaagtcggtggtactatccttttctaggtccacaacgatgccaattatgtttttgacagtgtagaaatataatttattaatgcagagaatcggcatagctattcttctatctttatccactgccattataatgtggacctcactatagcagtcagatattttacaataaatgaattaatcactcactggacaacgagatctttcggcagttccgccatcttcttggttgtattCATAGACAAGTAAAAGGATAGAATGGCAATTTTTTtagtgtgctgttggtgtctattggattagtgtctgttgtgctgttggtgtctattgggttTGTTGTGGCTGAGAAGGTAATCAAAGAGGATGTgggatttgaagttggtttgttcatttaatatacattgtctattgcttttaaattggtgtatatttcaaattgttctattGTATCTAATTCTGGTCCTTTGttttttatgtgtatgatttgtagatcagtatttatgtttgtgtgtttgtgatTTTCTTGAATTAGGTGGTCGGCAAATGcagattttgtttttgtttttagtaCCTGAATATGTTCCTTGTATCATTCATTGATACAAAGGCCTAGATATGGAATATTCAAGTGTCATCTACAAACGATGGCTATGTAGTTGTGACTGCATTCCTCCTCTTCTTGTGTTTTATGTGATGCCGGTTTTATTAGTTTGAATAGCCTACTTCATGGAGTAGATGTTATAGAAGATATCTTGATATGATCAATTAAagtaacattttatttattaagtttTTAGTGACTTACTAACTATTTTTGCTGAGGAAGATGCCcaccacatgagctctaggcttgtgcgtgggtaatgagactaTAATTAAAtagtcaaataaaatatatagaacAACTTTAACGGTAATCAAACAGAGAATTATTACTAATACTTGCCTGTATTCGTAGTTTCCAGTTTCGACTCTGTAGAGAGGCTCCTGGAGAGCAGCATATCCATactcctcatcatccttctccttcacttTCAGACAATAGGATAAGTACTCGAACTTGGTGTCAGCGTATTTTTTGATTGTCAGCTTCGTGTCAGGAATGGCTTTATTCAAATATGTTCCAAGATCGGCCAGGATCTGTCAAACATAACAAAATTAGGAGAAATTTTCTATTAACTGTGTTTGGAAACACACAGATAGATTGAAAACTAATATAGGATTCTATTAATGATTCACATACTGACTACTGATGAGAAAAATTAGGGTTAATTTGTTATTCcgcttcaaaattcaaaaaatatcttTCACACATTTACACAAACAATACGGTATCACATGCAATAAGAGGCAAAATTCTAACGCTAGTGATGAAACTATAAGATGGActaaaaatagtgaaaaaaactaaaaaaatattcttaaaaatacaaaaccacataacaatatatattgggttcttattataaataaaaatgagaaatctTAATACCCTtctaaaattgttcaatcacgacatGACTTGATGGCATATAATgacattatatagccgaaacatgtcgtgattgaacaattttaaaagtgTATTaagatttatcatttttattcatatttaagaGTAACCCTAAAGAAAAAACGACAATTAGGGTTCTTATTCTATTCACGGTAgctgaaaattataaaatagcataaaaaacattatttggACAGAAATTCTATAAAATCGAGTTAAACATACAAAGCCAAAGTCTTCACCTACTGTATAAACTCAGAGAAGAAAGGGCATATACAAGATAATTATTACAGGAAGGCTACAGCAATTTTagggtaataataataataataatattttcttgtcAGCAGGCCACGAAGGCAAGAGACGAATgtacattaaaataaataaacagtacCTGAATGTTACCTAATACTATAATATTCATAACACTCCAATCTCAGACAAGAAGATGAATCAAGAAACACTCATTTTCCCCTCAAAGAACTCGTTCAGCTTACTAACATATATACATAAAGTTCCTAACAAATTACTAGCATATAAAAGCACAATAGTTTACCATAGCTTTTACATGACAATAAAATAGTATGCCtacaatctaaaaaaaaattggCAATAACATATTGAAAAGAGGACATTGATTCTATTGGAATAGCCTATTTTGTCTATCACACACAAATGATAATTAAAAGAATCTCCTTTTTTAAAGCATTGTATGTTTGTAACTTACTACAACTCCTGAAACTACTAAAATACTAGCTTCTATTATACACACGTAAAAATGATATTCAGATGAgtttttgaattcaataaaattcaaaacctGGTAtaattgggggggggggggggaattgtAAAATACTTACTGGTTTCATGGCCCGCAAATGCTTGATGCCAGACTTCTCCATTTGCCTGTGATAATCGCCAAACTGCCTAAATGCCTCACTTGCCCTCGGCTGCGGCTCTCTCACTCCGATCTCCGCGAAAGCATCGCCAAATGCTACAAcacaaatattgaaattcattgaataaatcaaCGAATGAGAGATAGGGTTCTCCTAGATGGCACATACAAAccttttcaatataatttccaGCTGTAATACAAACTCTATCAAGTACTAGAAAAGTGCTTTACATACGTTCCTATAAGAACCTGTATCTAACTCCAGAAAGTACTATGGATTAATTCACTCATCAAAGTAGGAGGAGCAAGATGAGAAGGTGAGGCAGAGGAGTGTGAAtatgaggtggagaagaagcaggaggaagaataagaagaagaaacaagaaaaataagcTAGTAGAACAACACCAGAAACAACGTCGAAGTTGGAAACTATGCAAAggtaataaaaaagaaaaataccaaaatggaagaggaggaggaataaggagaagaaagaaaggtGAAGCGAAAATTAATAAACGAGAATAGTTTAAGAATATGAATAAGTATTGATGGAGAAGAAACAGAGGGAAAGGAATAAAGTTGATAtcaaagaggagaagaagaagtgagtttaaggaggaagaggaataaAAGAGGAGGAGTGGTGGAGAACACGAGGCGGAGGAGTTAGTAAAGCAGGATGAGGGGGGAAAATGAGGGataggtgaaggaggaggaggaggaggaggaggaggaggaggaggagaagtagcaGAGGAGAAattgaaggaggaggaagaggcaGAGGAGGAATTGAAgcagaaggaggtggaggaggatgaggatgagacgaaggagaagaaggtgaacGAGAGTtgatggaagaaggaggagaatgagaaagtggaggaggaggaagtagcAGAGGAGAaattgaaggaggaggaggtggaggaggatgatgatgagacgAAGGAgcagaaagtgaagaagaattgatggaagaaggaggagCAAGAGAAAgtggaagaggaggtggaggaggaggaagaggaggaggaggaggaggaggaggaggaggaggaggaggaggaggaggaggaggaggaaaagaagaaacagtTGTGTGAATTGTTGTTTTGGCTCTATGAATTGACTATTTAGCGTCACAACTACTTACCCTTGTATACATACAAGAGATTGAGCGTGGCCTTCATGACCCGTTTGGTGTGGTCGACGAGACCGCGGTACATGACCTCCTTCTCCTCGAGCTCTTCGAGCTTCTTGACGAGGGTGTCGTTGCAGAGGATGGCCCTCGACAGGCCGAGAGCGTCGGCCGTGGCTGCACTCATGTTCTCCACCAGCCGATGCTTGGCCTTCTTCAGCACAATGTCCAGGGTCTTGCCCTGCTGCGGGTCCGCGTGCAGCTTGTTGTACTTTATCTGCACTTCATCCTGTCAAAAGCGGTTGTTAAGTAAGTATTTAGGCAGATTCCCATGTATCAGTTACAGaacacaaataaatatatttaaattattgaaagctAATTTACGACTGACCTGTTTATTATCATGAATTGGGCTTCATGGGGATAGAGTGGCTTTAAATTAATGAGGCTCCAATAAAGAAACGATATAAATGGATAAAAACTAATATAATATACAGGAAACCACACAGTAACTTGCAGAAGTGGTACCCTCGTAGCACCAGTAGGTTCCAAAGTAGGAGAACTGACACTAGGCGGACAAAATTCGGTCTGCCCTTGGACCTGGCAACAGGCCTGGGACACTGAGTGGTGCTGGGGTTTTCTAGGTATATATTTAGTATATATTACCTATTTGAGGGAATAATAAAAGGCGGACTGCATATTTGGTTCAGACCTCAGGCCTATTGAAATACTCATTATCTCACAACcattccaacaaacaaatttCTCCGGTGATGCCAACTACAAATAACTCAACTTACACAGAATACCTATAAAAAATTAGTCcgatttacaaaaaaatgaagaattaacagtataattattataaccgACCCTCTCACTGATTTCGTTTCTAATTTCCTATATCGTTCGCTACACAATCTCTATTAGAATGAAAGCCTAAAAGTCAAGCAGGaggatataattatttattcctttatttGAATTGAGTGAATCATAACACTTACCTATAGTGTAGATTATTGAACCATATATGATTGTAGTGTGTAACAGTAGTACTAATACAAATTGCAGCAGGCCTACACTACAAATCATAATATGGTACCGTAGTCTCCAACAATAATGCACTACCAATCATCTGCACTTCATATTCTGTTGCACAATATTCACTTGACGATAGTGTAGCAACCGAAACTGGTTTCTCAAAGATATTCCAAGTGGTTGTGACAATttcatatataattttatcCAACATCACAATCATAATTTGATCATATTTCTTGTATTGCATTCACTGCAAACAAAGCAGAAATAATAAGGTGAAGGTGAATTGGGTTTGATCTCACCTTGCATGCCTGTATCATTTTGGCGACTTCCACCTTGGTTTTGCCCTTGACTGATGCCCCGTTCACCCCCACCAACTCATCCCCACTCTCCAGAGTTCCTTCCTTAGCCGCTGGCGTATTGTCAAATACCTGCATTCacacaacaacaaaaaatgtaAACATTTCAGTTAACTAAGCAAATACATTTGTGGAAAGATGGAAATGTATTATGTTGGAGACAGTTGAGTATTTGGGTACCAGAATATATGAATAGTTATGAAATAAACTATGTATTCATCTGATGTTACATCTGTAACTACAGATGTACTCGAAATGTTATACAGTACGGTACGATACTTGAATCAATAAGGTTACAAAAATAAATGCTACAATTGTCTAAATTATTACTACAGTACTTATCAACAGATTATAGCCTACAAACAGTgtcataaaaattcaaaatcatacCTTAGTAAACCTCATACACCCCTTTAgtactgtatttttatttcaacaaaaaatgtttcaaaCTCTTTATCAGTCATTTTCCAGTGTGAATcagtgtaataattattgttatcattaAATTTAAGGCTTACTGGAAATAGAACAGATTAGACTACAGGCATCTGAAgagtttaattatttttattgaaaaataatgtggAAAAGTAGTTTTGTTTGCTCCAAAGACCAGAGTGTAGAAAATTTGTGGCGATATGCAGGACTGTTTTTCACAGACAAAGCGGAAAACAAATTGTTTGAAATACAaaaatgtgaattatttgaaaaactaaaaatgGAAAAGATAAATGCATTATACCAACCTGAACAATGTAAAGACAAGGACAGAGAGGTGCTCCTCCTCCAATACTGATGCCAATAAGATTGGTTGCATCCTTCTTTATTGTTACAATCCCAGAGGTTATTG
The genomic region above belongs to Nilaparvata lugens isolate BPH chromosome 5, ASM1435652v1, whole genome shotgun sequence and contains:
- the LOC111052854 gene encoding PRKCA-binding protein isoform X4, giving the protein MIEFDDEYFFEEDKMGMTITSGIVTIKKDATNLIGISIGGGAPLCPCLYIVQVFDNTPAAKEGTLESGDELVGVNGASVKGKTKVEVAKMIQACKDEVQIKYNKLHADPQQGKTLDIVLKKAKHRLVENMSAATADALGLSRAILCNDTLVKKLEELEEKEVMYRGLVDHTKRVMKATLNLLYVYKAFGDAFAEIGVREPQPRASEAFRQFGDYHRQMEKSGIKHLRAMKPILADLGTYLNKAIPDTKLTIKKYADTKFEYLSYCLKVKEKDDEEYGYAALQEPLYRVETGNYEYRLLLRCRQEARARFARLRSDVLVKLELLDNKHVQHVVWQLQKLVAGLVAFHQDAHELIKSNSLFPIEMDLTQTAFQYNTTQTVAQYEDEDDELLQPAEEVREDTVESSVALDIVDLLNSKELNGTEQLVATDDNLISTDPANSHFTNIDLGQGLLIPDLNAADAASLTTDFADFSLNSPSPVDLKPPNLDLQNLDDNDIPTGKLIGIE
- the LOC111052854 gene encoding PRKCA-binding protein isoform X1; amino-acid sequence: MWSSVGAQFTEYNYTLLDIATTAPIPNDYVFSQDEFTEDRLGMTITSGIVTIKKDATNLIGISIGGGAPLCPCLYIVQVFDNTPAAKEGTLESGDELVGVNGASVKGKTKVEVAKMIQACKDEVQIKYNKLHADPQQGKTLDIVLKKAKHRLVENMSAATADALGLSRAILCNDTLVKKLEELEEKEVMYRGLVDHTKRVMKATLNLLYVYKAFGDAFAEIGVREPQPRASEAFRQFGDYHRQMEKSGIKHLRAMKPILADLGTYLNKAIPDTKLTIKKYADTKFEYLSYCLKVKEKDDEEYGYAALQEPLYRVETGNYEYRLLLRCRQEARARFARLRSDVLVKLELLDNKHVQHVVWQLQKLVAGLVAFHQDAHELIKSNSLFPIEMDLTQTAFQYNTTQTVAQYEDEDDELLQPAEEVREDTVESSVALDIVDLLNSKELNGTEQLVATDDNLISTDPANSHFTNIDLGQGLLIPDLNAADAASLTTDFADFSLNSPSPVDLKPPNLDLQNLDDNDIPTGKLIGIE
- the LOC111052854 gene encoding PRKCA-binding protein isoform X2 yields the protein MWSSVGAQFTEYNYTLLDIATTAPIPNDYVFSQDEFTEDRLGMTITSGIVTIKKDATNLIGISIGGGAPLCPCLYIVQVFDNTPAAKEGTLESGDELVGVNGASVKGKTKVEVAKMIQACKDEVQIKYNKLHADPQQGKTLDIVLKKAKHRLVENMSAATADALGLSRAILCNDTLVKKLEELEEKEVMYRGLVDHTKRVMKATLNLLYVYKAFGDAFAEIGVREPQPRASEAFRQFGDYHRQMEKSGIKHLRAMKPILADLGTYLNKAIPDTKLTIKKYADTKFEYLSYCLKVKEKDDEEYGYAALQEPLYRVETGNYEYRLLLRCRQEARARFARLRSDVLVKLELLDNKHVQHVVWQLQKLVAGLVAFHQDAHELIKSNSLFPIEMDLTQTAFQYNTTQTVAQYEDEDDELLQPAEEVREDTVESSVALDIVDLLNSKELNGTEQLVATDDNLISTDPANSHFTNIDLGQGLLIPDLNAADAASLTTDFADFSLNSPSPVDLKPPNLDLQNLDDNDIPTGKLIGIE
- the LOC111052854 gene encoding PRKCA-binding protein isoform X5; the encoded protein is MFFYQDQMGMTITSGIVTIKKDATNLIGISIGGGAPLCPCLYIVQVFDNTPAAKEGTLESGDELVGVNGASVKGKTKVEVAKMIQACKDEVQIKYNKLHADPQQGKTLDIVLKKAKHRLVENMSAATADALGLSRAILCNDTLVKKLEELEEKEVMYRGLVDHTKRVMKATLNLLYVYKAFGDAFAEIGVREPQPRASEAFRQFGDYHRQMEKSGIKHLRAMKPILADLGTYLNKAIPDTKLTIKKYADTKFEYLSYCLKVKEKDDEEYGYAALQEPLYRVETGNYEYRLLLRCRQEARARFARLRSDVLVKLELLDNKHVQHVVWQLQKLVAGLVAFHQDAHELIKSNSLFPIEMDLTQTAFQYNTTQTVAQYEDEDDELLQPAEEVREDTVESSVALDIVDLLNSKELNGTEQLVATDDNLISTDPANSHFTNIDLGQGLLIPDLNAADAASLTTDFADFSLNSPSPVDLKPPNLDLQNLDDNDIPTGKLIGIE
- the LOC111052854 gene encoding PRKCA-binding protein isoform X3, which gives rise to MIEFDDEYFFEEDKMGMTITSGIVTIKKDATNLIGISIGGGAPLCPCLYIVQVFDNTPAAKEGTLESGDELVGVNGASVKGKTKVEVAKMIQACKDEVQIKYNKLHADPQQGKTLDIVLKKAKHRLVENMSAATADALGLSRAILCNDTLVKKLEELEEKEVMYRGLVDHTKRVMKATLNLLYVYKAFGDAFAEIGVREPQPRASEAFRQFGDYHRQMEKSGIKHLRAMKPILADLGTYLNKAIPDTKLTIKKYADTKFEYLSYCLKVKEKDDEEYGYAALQEPLYRVETGNYEYRLLLRCRQEARARFARLRSDVLVKLELLDNKHVQHVVWQLQKLVAGLVAFHQDAHELIKSNSLFPIEMDLTQTAFQYNTTQTVAQYEDEDDELLQPAEEVREDTVESSVALDIVDLLNSKELNGTEQLVATDDNLISTDPANSHFTNIDLGQGLLIPDLNAADAASLTTDFADFSLNSPSPVDLKPPNLDLQNLDDNDIPTGKLIGIE